In Xenopus laevis strain J_2021 chromosome 2S, Xenopus_laevis_v10.1, whole genome shotgun sequence, a genomic segment contains:
- the LOC108708891 gene encoding olfactory receptor class A-like protein 1 has protein sequence MLISEILKALVFIFLAVLGIPGNSFILLKFVFVRITERKLLLTNIILMFLAFMNLLVVLSRVVLQILHALGVPNFLDDNSCKFAFFIYRVGRAMSICVTCLLSCYQCVLIAPNTKLWISLKLKLTKELFFFIIMILILVNCCIYTSSLLYNSANRNSTASPYSLHLIYCHTDFQTSISYVTYGTLSILRDFIFVGLMSIASGHMVYVLLKHEKTIKYLKKTEQEQTRSAEYKASRSIILLVAFYVFLFGLENVIWVYTLTISSPDISINDVRIVLACSYSALSPAIIIKANPKLHPCVKIPIQKVT, from the coding sequence ATGTTGATATCAGAAATCTTGAAAGCTCTGGTGTTTATATTCCTTGCTGTGTTGGGGATACCTGGAAACAGCTTCATTCTACTGAAGTTTGTCTTTGTCAGAATAACAGAACGGAAATTACTGTTGACCAATATCATTCTGATGTTCCTGGCTTTTATGAATCTCCTTGTGGTTCTCTCTCGAGTTGTACTCCAAATACTACATGCCTTGGGTGTCCCAAATTTCCTGGATGACAATAGTTGTAAATTTGCTTTCTTCATTTACAGAGTAGGGAGAGCAATGTCCATTTGTGTTACTTGCTTGCTAAGTTGCTACCAGTGTGTCCTCATTGCACCTAATACTAAGCTGTGGATAAGTCTTAAGTTGAAGCTGACCAAAGAGTTATTTTTCTTCATTATCATGATACTTATTCTTGTGAACTGTTGTATTTATACTAGCTCCCTTCTCTATAATTCTGCAAACAGGAACTCTACTGCGTCTCCATATTCTCTTCACTTGATCTACTGCCACACAGACTTTCAGACCTCCATTTCCTATGTTACTTATGGAACACTATCTATACTTCGGGATTTCATCTTTGTCGGCCTGATGTCAATTGCAAGCGGTCACATGGTTTATGTTTTACTGAAGCATGAGAAAACCATTAAATACTTAAAAAAGACAGAACAAGAGCAGACAAGATCAGCTGAGTACAAAGCTTCTAGGTCTATTATCTTGCTTGTAGCATTTTATGTGTTCCTTTTTGGGCTTGAAAATGTGATATGGGTTTATACACTGACAATATCTAGTCCTGATATTAGTATAAATGATGTGCGCATAGTTTTAGCTTGTTCTTACTCTGCCCTGAGTCCTGCCATTATCATCAAAGCCAATCCTAAATTACACCCATGTGTAAAAATTCCAATACAGAAAGTCACATAA